A part of Camelus bactrianus isolate YW-2024 breed Bactrian camel chromosome 7, ASM4877302v1, whole genome shotgun sequence genomic DNA contains:
- the CASP2 gene encoding caspase-2 isoform X1: MAAPGPGSRSALQQKGLMAADRRRRILGVCGMHPDHQEALKKNRVVLAKQLLLSELLEHLLEKDIITMEMREHIQAKVGSFNQNVELLNLLPKRGPQAFDAFCVALRDTKQSHLEELLLRTLSGLPRVLPPLSCDYDLSLPFPACESCPPHKQLRLSADTVEYSLDNGDGPACLQVKPCTPEFYQAHYQLAYRLRSRPRGLALVLSNVHFTGEKDLEFRSGGDVDRSTLVALFKLLGYKVHVLLDQTAQEMQEELQNFAQLPAHRATDSCIVALLSHGVEGGVYGVDGKLLQLQEVFRLFDNANCPSLQNKPKMFFIQACRGDETDRGVDQQDGKNHGGSPECEESDAGKEELLKMRLPTRSDMICGYACLRGERAHQGARGLCPGHGVPPVQGDARVLQHAVPPPLSLPRTPSHVTPPPRHRATLRPLDRRRRVEPSLQGARFLLRPLGDWGSPRLVSHTRHLRFEPGLQASPP, encoded by the exons GATATTAGGAGTGTGTGGCATGCACCCCGACCATCAGGAAGCCCTGAAAAAGAACCGAGTGGTGCTGGCCAAACAGCTGTTGCTGAGCGAACTATTAGAACACCTCCTGGAGAAAGACATTATCACCATGGAAATGAGGGAGCACATTcag GCCAAGGTGGGCAGCTTCAACCAGAATGTGGAACTCCTCAACTTGTTGCCCAAGAGGGGCCCCCAGGCTTTTGATGCCTTCTGTGTAGCCCTGAGGGACACCAAGCAGAGTCACCTGGAGGAACTGTTGCTCAGAACCCTGTCTGGTCTTCCACGTGTACTCCCACCG TTGAGCTGCGACTACGACTTGAGTCTCCCTTTCCCGGCGTGTGAGTCCTGCCCTCCTCACAAGCAGCTCCGCCTGTCTGCAG ATACGGTGGAATACTCCCTAGACAACGGGGATGGTCCTGCCTGCCTTCAGGTGAAGCCTTGCACTCCCGAGTTTTATCAGGCACACTATCAGCTG gcctatAGGTTGCGGTCTCGGCCCCGGGGCCTGGCACTGGTGCTGAGCAATGTGCACTTCACTGGAGAGAAAGACCTGGAATTCCGTTCTGGAGGGGATGTGGACCGCAGCACTCTGGTTGCCCTCTTCAAGCTCCTGGGCTACAAAGTCCACGTTCTGCTCGACCAGACTGCACAG GAAATGCAAGAGGAACTCCAGAATTTTGCCCAGTTGCCGGCTCACCGTGCCACCGACTCCTGCATAGTGGCGCTCCTGTCCCACGGCGTGGAGGGTGGCGTCTACGGTGTGGATGGCAAACTGCTTCAG CTGCAAGAGGTTTTCCGGCTCTTTGACAATGCCAACTGCCCAAGCCTCCAGAACAAGCCGAAAATGTTCTTCATCCAGGCCTGCCGTGGAG ATGAAACGGATCGCGGGGTTGACCAGCAGGATGGAAAGAACCACGGTGGGTCCCCTGAGTGTGAGGAGAGTGATGCGGGTAAGGAGGAGCTGCTGAAGATGCGACTGCCCACTCGCTCGGACATGATCTGTGGCTATGCCTGCCTCCGAG GTGAACGCGCTCATCAAGGAGCGCGAGGGCTATGCCCCGGGCACGGAGTTCCACCGGTGCAAGGAGATGCCCGAGTACTGCAGCACGCTGTGCCGCCACCTCTATCTCTTCCCAGGACACCCTCCCACGTGACGCCGCCTCCCCGTCACCGGGCCACACTGAGGCCACTGGACCGCAGGAGGCGTGTAGAGCCTTCTCTTCAGGGTGCACGGTTTCTGCTCCGCCCCCTCGGGGACTGGGGGTCTCCCAGGCTTGTTTCACACACCCGTCATCTCCGCTTTGAGCCCGGCCTGCAGGCCAGCCCCCCGTAG
- the CASP2 gene encoding caspase-2 isoform X3 yields the protein MAAPGPGSRSALQQKGLMAADRRRRILGVCGMHPDHQEALKKNRVVLAKQLLLSELLEHLLEKDIITMEMREHIQAKVGSFNQNVELLNLLPKRGPQAFDAFCVALRDTKQSHLEELLLRTLSGLPRVLPPLSCDYDLSLPFPACESCPPHKQLRLSADTVEYSLDNGDGPACLQVKPCTPEFYQAHYQLAYRLRSRPRGLALVLSNVHFTGEKDLEFRSGGDVDRSTLVALFKLLGYKVHVLLDQTAQEMQEELQNFAQLPAHRATDSCIVALLSHGVEGGVYGVDGKLLQLQEVFRLFDNANCPSLQNKPKMFFIQACRGGAFGSPGHLLLFTAATASLAL from the exons GATATTAGGAGTGTGTGGCATGCACCCCGACCATCAGGAAGCCCTGAAAAAGAACCGAGTGGTGCTGGCCAAACAGCTGTTGCTGAGCGAACTATTAGAACACCTCCTGGAGAAAGACATTATCACCATGGAAATGAGGGAGCACATTcag GCCAAGGTGGGCAGCTTCAACCAGAATGTGGAACTCCTCAACTTGTTGCCCAAGAGGGGCCCCCAGGCTTTTGATGCCTTCTGTGTAGCCCTGAGGGACACCAAGCAGAGTCACCTGGAGGAACTGTTGCTCAGAACCCTGTCTGGTCTTCCACGTGTACTCCCACCG TTGAGCTGCGACTACGACTTGAGTCTCCCTTTCCCGGCGTGTGAGTCCTGCCCTCCTCACAAGCAGCTCCGCCTGTCTGCAG ATACGGTGGAATACTCCCTAGACAACGGGGATGGTCCTGCCTGCCTTCAGGTGAAGCCTTGCACTCCCGAGTTTTATCAGGCACACTATCAGCTG gcctatAGGTTGCGGTCTCGGCCCCGGGGCCTGGCACTGGTGCTGAGCAATGTGCACTTCACTGGAGAGAAAGACCTGGAATTCCGTTCTGGAGGGGATGTGGACCGCAGCACTCTGGTTGCCCTCTTCAAGCTCCTGGGCTACAAAGTCCACGTTCTGCTCGACCAGACTGCACAG GAAATGCAAGAGGAACTCCAGAATTTTGCCCAGTTGCCGGCTCACCGTGCCACCGACTCCTGCATAGTGGCGCTCCTGTCCCACGGCGTGGAGGGTGGCGTCTACGGTGTGGATGGCAAACTGCTTCAG CTGCAAGAGGTTTTCCGGCTCTTTGACAATGCCAACTGCCCAAGCCTCCAGAACAAGCCGAAAATGTTCTTCATCCAGGCCTGCCGTGGAG GTGCTTTCGGATCCCCTGGGCACCTCCTTCTGTTCACTGCTGCCACCGCCTCTCTTGCTCT ATGA
- the CASP2 gene encoding caspase-2 isoform X2, with translation MAAPGPGSRSALQQKGLMAADRRRRILGVCGMHPDHQEALKKNRVVLAKQLLLSELLEHLLEKDIITMEMREHIQAKVGSFNQNVELLNLLPKRGPQAFDAFCVALRDTKQSHLEELLLRTLSGLPRVLPPLSCDYDLSLPFPACESCPPHKQLRLSADTVEYSLDNGDGPACLQVKPCTPEFYQAHYQLAYRLRSRPRGLALVLSNVHFTGEKDLEFRSGGDVDRSTLVALFKLLGYKVHVLLDQTAQEMQEELQNFAQLPAHRATDSCIVALLSHGVEGGVYGVDGKLLQLQEVFRLFDNANCPSLQNKPKMFFIQACRGDETDRGVDQQDGKNHGGSPECEESDAGKEELLKMRLPTRSDMICGYACLRGTAAMRNTKRGSWYVEALTQVFSERACDMHVADMLVKVNALIKEREGYAPGTEFHRCKEMPEYCSTLCRHLYLFPGHPPT, from the exons GATATTAGGAGTGTGTGGCATGCACCCCGACCATCAGGAAGCCCTGAAAAAGAACCGAGTGGTGCTGGCCAAACAGCTGTTGCTGAGCGAACTATTAGAACACCTCCTGGAGAAAGACATTATCACCATGGAAATGAGGGAGCACATTcag GCCAAGGTGGGCAGCTTCAACCAGAATGTGGAACTCCTCAACTTGTTGCCCAAGAGGGGCCCCCAGGCTTTTGATGCCTTCTGTGTAGCCCTGAGGGACACCAAGCAGAGTCACCTGGAGGAACTGTTGCTCAGAACCCTGTCTGGTCTTCCACGTGTACTCCCACCG TTGAGCTGCGACTACGACTTGAGTCTCCCTTTCCCGGCGTGTGAGTCCTGCCCTCCTCACAAGCAGCTCCGCCTGTCTGCAG ATACGGTGGAATACTCCCTAGACAACGGGGATGGTCCTGCCTGCCTTCAGGTGAAGCCTTGCACTCCCGAGTTTTATCAGGCACACTATCAGCTG gcctatAGGTTGCGGTCTCGGCCCCGGGGCCTGGCACTGGTGCTGAGCAATGTGCACTTCACTGGAGAGAAAGACCTGGAATTCCGTTCTGGAGGGGATGTGGACCGCAGCACTCTGGTTGCCCTCTTCAAGCTCCTGGGCTACAAAGTCCACGTTCTGCTCGACCAGACTGCACAG GAAATGCAAGAGGAACTCCAGAATTTTGCCCAGTTGCCGGCTCACCGTGCCACCGACTCCTGCATAGTGGCGCTCCTGTCCCACGGCGTGGAGGGTGGCGTCTACGGTGTGGATGGCAAACTGCTTCAG CTGCAAGAGGTTTTCCGGCTCTTTGACAATGCCAACTGCCCAAGCCTCCAGAACAAGCCGAAAATGTTCTTCATCCAGGCCTGCCGTGGAG ATGAAACGGATCGCGGGGTTGACCAGCAGGATGGAAAGAACCACGGTGGGTCCCCTGAGTGTGAGGAGAGTGATGCGGGTAAGGAGGAGCTGCTGAAGATGCGACTGCCCACTCGCTCGGACATGATCTGTGGCTATGCCTGCCTCCGAG GGACGGCCGCCATGCGCAACACCAAGCGGGGCTCCTGGTACGTTGAGGCCCTGACGCAGGTGTTCTCTGAGAGGGCCTGTGACATGCACGTGGCTGACATGCTCGTGAAG GTGAACGCGCTCATCAAGGAGCGCGAGGGCTATGCCCCGGGCACGGAGTTCCACCGGTGCAAGGAGATGCCCGAGTACTGCAGCACGCTGTGCCGCCACCTCTATCTCTTCCCAGGACACCCTCCCACGTGA